From Xiphophorus maculatus strain JP 163 A chromosome 12, X_maculatus-5.0-male, whole genome shotgun sequence, the proteins below share one genomic window:
- the gramd2b gene encoding GRAM domain-containing protein 2B isoform X3, with protein sequence MTEECVEQQTSQEDVRTSSRGAAEQGRDYHSDDEDVMEESQKINRMFSDSLQAADQEQLELSGRRKPPLVRSKTLDNCMLTQVQIDPESKIDRKKFHYSQISKSNCQYHKIFKEISKEEQLRQSYTCALQKDILYQGRMFVSDHWICFHSKVFGKDTKIAIPVMSITNIKKTKTAILLPNALVIATTNDRYLFVSFLSRDNTYKFLTSVCLHLEGRSPCNSPVPSSAKHSFRGQRSPLLTPFPMSNFVDLDVRQRRQELEENSSSDSPAPDYDKIADLPIPHFLDALKQKGNSSSPEQKHKVKKQHQNQQSGTKKPQNSLRSSSEVVFDSRVMKTVSLNTLLIIYMFLVCVLVLSSCYLAFRIVSLEQKLTTLGSISDFTHHDFLSGSPDVNTELFSELLTINLLKLEKVQKNLQRLLEEAA encoded by the exons ATGACGGAGGAATGCGTGGAGCAGCAGACGTCTCAGGAGGATGTCCGGACGAGCAGCAGAGGAGCCGCCGAGCAAGGCCGAGATTATCA TTCTGATGATGAGGATGTGATGGAGGAGAGTCAGAAAATCAACAGGATGTTTTCAGATTCTCTGCAGGCTGCAGATCAGGAGCAACTAGAGCTGTCAGGCAGGAGGAAACCGCCGCTGGTCAG GTCAAAAACTTTAGACAACTGCATGCTGACTCAGGTCCAGATCGACCCGGAGTCCAAGATAGACAGGAAGAAGTTCCACTACAGCCAG ATTTCCAAGAGCAACTGTCAGtaccataaaatatttaaggagatcagcaaagaggagcagctCCGACAGA GTTACACCTGCGCCCTGCAGAAAGACATCCTGTACCAGGGCCGGATGTTCGTCTCCGATCACTGGATCTGCTTCCACTCCAAGGTTTTTGGCAAAGACACCAAg attgcCATCCCAGTGATGTCCATCACCAACATCAAAAAGACCAAAACCGCCATCCTGCTGCCAAACGCGCTGGTGATCGCCACCACCAACGACAGA TACTTGTTCGTCTCCTTCCTGTCCAGAGACAACACCTACAAGTTTCTGACGTCAGTCTGTCTCCACCTAGAG GGGAGGAGTCCGTGCAACAGCCCGGTTCCTTCCTCAGCTAAACACAGcttcagaggtcagaggtcgccgCTGTTGACCCCCTTTCCTATG AGTAATTTTGTGGACCTGGACGTGAGGCAGAGACGACAGGAGTTGGAGGAAAACAGCAGCTCCGACTCTCCGGCTCCAGACTACGATAAGATAGCCG ACCTGCCCATTCCTCACTTCCTGGACGCACTGAAACAAAAAGGGAACTCGTCTTCTCCGGAGCAGAAGCACAAAGTGaagaagcagcatcagaaccagcagagcgGCACCAAGAAGCCGCAGAACTCGCTCCGGTCCA GTTCAGAGGTCGTGTTCGACAGCAGAGTCATGAAAACCGTTTCTCTCAACACTCTGCTGATTATCTACATGTTTCT GGTCTGTGTTCTGGTCCTGTCTTCCTGCTATCTGGCCTTCAGGATCGTTTCACTGGAGCAGAAACTGACAACGCTCGGCTCCATCAGCGACTTCACGCATCACGA TTTTCTTTCTGGGAGTCCTGATGTGAACACAGAGCTCTTCTCTGAACTGCTGACCATCAACCTGCTGAAACTGGAGAAG GTCCAGAAGAATCTGCAGAGGCTGCTGGAAGAAGCTGCATGA
- the gramd2b gene encoding GRAM domain-containing protein 2B isoform X2 — MTEECVEQQTSQEDVRTSSRGAAEQGRDYHSDDEDVMEESQKINRMFSDSLQAADQEQLELSGRRKPPLVRSKTLDNCMLTQVQIDPESKIDRKKFHYSQISKSNCQYHKIFKEISKEEQLRQSYTCALQKDILYQGRMFVSDHWICFHSKVFGKDTKIAIPVMSITNIKKTKTAILLPNALVIATTNDRYLFVSFLSRDNTYKFLTSVCLHLEGRSPCNSPVPSSAKHSFRGQRSPLLTPFPMSNFVDLDVRQRRQELEENSSSDSPAPDYDKIADLPIPHFLDALKQKGNSSSPEQKHKVKKQHQNQQSGTKKPQNSLRSSSEVVFDSRVMKTVSLNTLLIIYMFLVCVLVLSSCYLAFRIVSLEQKLTTLGSISDFTHHDSFLSGSPDVNTELFSELLTINLLKLEKVQKNLQRLLEEAA, encoded by the exons ATGACGGAGGAATGCGTGGAGCAGCAGACGTCTCAGGAGGATGTCCGGACGAGCAGCAGAGGAGCCGCCGAGCAAGGCCGAGATTATCA TTCTGATGATGAGGATGTGATGGAGGAGAGTCAGAAAATCAACAGGATGTTTTCAGATTCTCTGCAGGCTGCAGATCAGGAGCAACTAGAGCTGTCAGGCAGGAGGAAACCGCCGCTGGTCAG GTCAAAAACTTTAGACAACTGCATGCTGACTCAGGTCCAGATCGACCCGGAGTCCAAGATAGACAGGAAGAAGTTCCACTACAGCCAG ATTTCCAAGAGCAACTGTCAGtaccataaaatatttaaggagatcagcaaagaggagcagctCCGACAGA GTTACACCTGCGCCCTGCAGAAAGACATCCTGTACCAGGGCCGGATGTTCGTCTCCGATCACTGGATCTGCTTCCACTCCAAGGTTTTTGGCAAAGACACCAAg attgcCATCCCAGTGATGTCCATCACCAACATCAAAAAGACCAAAACCGCCATCCTGCTGCCAAACGCGCTGGTGATCGCCACCACCAACGACAGA TACTTGTTCGTCTCCTTCCTGTCCAGAGACAACACCTACAAGTTTCTGACGTCAGTCTGTCTCCACCTAGAG GGGAGGAGTCCGTGCAACAGCCCGGTTCCTTCCTCAGCTAAACACAGcttcagaggtcagaggtcgccgCTGTTGACCCCCTTTCCTATG AGTAATTTTGTGGACCTGGACGTGAGGCAGAGACGACAGGAGTTGGAGGAAAACAGCAGCTCCGACTCTCCGGCTCCAGACTACGATAAGATAGCCG ACCTGCCCATTCCTCACTTCCTGGACGCACTGAAACAAAAAGGGAACTCGTCTTCTCCGGAGCAGAAGCACAAAGTGaagaagcagcatcagaaccagcagagcgGCACCAAGAAGCCGCAGAACTCGCTCCGGTCCA GTTCAGAGGTCGTGTTCGACAGCAGAGTCATGAAAACCGTTTCTCTCAACACTCTGCTGATTATCTACATGTTTCT GGTCTGTGTTCTGGTCCTGTCTTCCTGCTATCTGGCCTTCAGGATCGTTTCACTGGAGCAGAAACTGACAACGCTCGGCTCCATCAGCGACTTCACGCATCACGA CAGTTTTCTTTCTGGGAGTCCTGATGTGAACACAGAGCTCTTCTCTGAACTGCTGACCATCAACCTGCTGAAACTGGAGAAG GTCCAGAAGAATCTGCAGAGGCTGCTGGAAGAAGCTGCATGA
- the gramd2b gene encoding GRAM domain-containing protein 2B isoform X1 gives MTEECVEQQTSQEDVRTSSRGAAEQGRDYHSDDEDVMEESQKINRMFSDSLQAADQEQLELSGRRKPPLVRSKTLDNCMLTQVQIDPESKIDRKKFHYSQISKSNCQYHKIFKEISKEEQLRQSYTCALQKDILYQGRMFVSDHWICFHSKVFGKDTKIAIPVMSITNIKKTKTAILLPNALVIATTNDRYLFVSFLSRDNTYKFLTSVCLHLEGRSPCNSPVPSSAKHSFRGQRSPLLTPFPMSNFVDLDVRQRRQELEENSSSDSPAPDYDKIADLPIPHFLDALKQKGNSSSPEQKHKVKKQHQNQQSGTKKPQNSLRSSSEVVFDSRVMKTVSLNTLLIIYMFLVCVLVLSSCYLAFRIVSLEQKLTTLGSISDFTHHESSFLSGSPDVNTELFSELLTINLLKLEKVQKNLQRLLEEAA, from the exons ATGACGGAGGAATGCGTGGAGCAGCAGACGTCTCAGGAGGATGTCCGGACGAGCAGCAGAGGAGCCGCCGAGCAAGGCCGAGATTATCA TTCTGATGATGAGGATGTGATGGAGGAGAGTCAGAAAATCAACAGGATGTTTTCAGATTCTCTGCAGGCTGCAGATCAGGAGCAACTAGAGCTGTCAGGCAGGAGGAAACCGCCGCTGGTCAG GTCAAAAACTTTAGACAACTGCATGCTGACTCAGGTCCAGATCGACCCGGAGTCCAAGATAGACAGGAAGAAGTTCCACTACAGCCAG ATTTCCAAGAGCAACTGTCAGtaccataaaatatttaaggagatcagcaaagaggagcagctCCGACAGA GTTACACCTGCGCCCTGCAGAAAGACATCCTGTACCAGGGCCGGATGTTCGTCTCCGATCACTGGATCTGCTTCCACTCCAAGGTTTTTGGCAAAGACACCAAg attgcCATCCCAGTGATGTCCATCACCAACATCAAAAAGACCAAAACCGCCATCCTGCTGCCAAACGCGCTGGTGATCGCCACCACCAACGACAGA TACTTGTTCGTCTCCTTCCTGTCCAGAGACAACACCTACAAGTTTCTGACGTCAGTCTGTCTCCACCTAGAG GGGAGGAGTCCGTGCAACAGCCCGGTTCCTTCCTCAGCTAAACACAGcttcagaggtcagaggtcgccgCTGTTGACCCCCTTTCCTATG AGTAATTTTGTGGACCTGGACGTGAGGCAGAGACGACAGGAGTTGGAGGAAAACAGCAGCTCCGACTCTCCGGCTCCAGACTACGATAAGATAGCCG ACCTGCCCATTCCTCACTTCCTGGACGCACTGAAACAAAAAGGGAACTCGTCTTCTCCGGAGCAGAAGCACAAAGTGaagaagcagcatcagaaccagcagagcgGCACCAAGAAGCCGCAGAACTCGCTCCGGTCCA GTTCAGAGGTCGTGTTCGACAGCAGAGTCATGAAAACCGTTTCTCTCAACACTCTGCTGATTATCTACATGTTTCT GGTCTGTGTTCTGGTCCTGTCTTCCTGCTATCTGGCCTTCAGGATCGTTTCACTGGAGCAGAAACTGACAACGCTCGGCTCCATCAGCGACTTCACGCATCACGA AAGCAGTTTTCTTTCTGGGAGTCCTGATGTGAACACAGAGCTCTTCTCTGAACTGCTGACCATCAACCTGCTGAAACTGGAGAAG GTCCAGAAGAATCTGCAGAGGCTGCTGGAAGAAGCTGCATGA